A section of the Stenotrophomonas sp. 364 genome encodes:
- the hutG gene encoding N-formylglutamate deformylase — protein sequence MTAPPDWLQVHEGDAPLIVSFPHTGSELPHDLIDRYQSPWLARRDADWWVHELYDFARGMGATTVRSAISRSVIDLNRDPSGVSLYPGQNTTGLCPLTTFDNQPLYHPGSEPDEAEIARRRDTYFAPYHDALAVQIARLRARHGAVVVYDAHSIRSHIPHLFDGELPQFNLGTAGPSGAVDTSCDNTLSDVVENLLKISGLSHVRNGRFKGGWITRHYSNIPAGVHTLQMELACRGYMHEPAPDQVDEHSWPTPLDPDHAAPLRQTLAQVLTACLAFATNRSAA from the coding sequence ATGACCGCCCCCCCGGACTGGCTGCAGGTACATGAGGGCGACGCGCCGCTGATTGTCAGCTTCCCGCACACCGGCAGCGAGCTGCCGCATGACCTGATCGACCGCTACCAATCGCCCTGGCTGGCACGTCGTGATGCCGACTGGTGGGTGCACGAGCTGTACGACTTCGCGCGCGGCATGGGGGCCACTACCGTGCGCTCGGCGATCTCGCGTTCGGTGATCGACCTCAACCGCGACCCCAGTGGCGTGTCGTTGTACCCGGGCCAGAACACTACGGGCCTGTGTCCGCTGACCACCTTCGACAACCAGCCGCTGTACCACCCCGGCAGCGAGCCGGACGAGGCCGAGATTGCACGCCGCCGCGACACCTATTTCGCGCCGTACCACGACGCACTGGCCGTGCAGATCGCGCGGCTGCGTGCGCGCCACGGCGCCGTGGTCGTGTATGACGCGCACTCGATCCGATCGCATATTCCGCACCTGTTCGACGGCGAGCTGCCGCAGTTCAACCTGGGCACCGCCGGCCCGTCGGGCGCGGTCGATACGTCCTGCGACAACACGCTCAGCGACGTGGTGGAGAACCTGCTGAAGATCAGCGGCCTCTCCCACGTGCGCAACGGCCGCTTCAAGGGCGGCTGGATCACCCGCCACTACAGCAATATCCCCGCCGGCGTGCACACCCTGCAGATGGAGCTGGCCTGCCGGGGCTACATGCACGAGCCGGCACCGGACCAGGTGGACGAACACAGCTGGCCCACCCCGCTCGACCCCGACCACGCCGCACCGTTGCGCCAAACCCTGGCGCAGGTGCTCACCGCCTGCCTTGCATTCGCTACGAACCGGAGCGCCGCATGA
- the hutI gene encoding imidazolonepropionase: protein MHCDTLWYHAHLITVDGPGLGVIENGVIAATGGRIVHVGAAGTEAHLQPGQRIDCGGRWISPGLVDCHTHLVYAGNRGGEFEQRLQGVSYADIARAGGGIVSTVRATRAASEAELIAASLPRLDAMLAEGITTLEIKSGYGLSLDDETKQLRVARELGHLRAVEIVPTFLGAHAIPPGRDAQEYIDEVCNAMIPAVAAQGLAEAVDVFCENIAFSAAQAEQVFVAARQHGLAIKIHAEQLSNQHGAALAARHGALSADHIEHLDAEGIAAMAAAGTVAVLLPGAFYFTRDTTLPPIPALRAAGVPLALATDSNPGTSPLTSPLLAMNMAATLFRMTVDECIAGFTRDAARALGRADRVGRLEVGLDCNLALWNIEAPADLVYRMGFNPLHARVMRGVSV from the coding sequence ATGCACTGTGACACCCTCTGGTACCACGCCCACCTGATCACCGTCGATGGCCCCGGCCTGGGCGTGATCGAAAACGGGGTGATCGCCGCCACGGGCGGCCGCATCGTGCACGTGGGCGCGGCCGGCACCGAGGCGCACCTGCAACCGGGGCAGCGCATCGATTGCGGCGGGCGCTGGATCAGCCCCGGCCTGGTCGACTGCCACACCCACCTGGTGTATGCCGGCAACCGCGGCGGCGAGTTCGAGCAGCGCCTGCAGGGCGTGAGCTACGCCGACATCGCCCGCGCCGGCGGCGGCATCGTGTCCACAGTGCGCGCCACCCGCGCCGCCAGCGAGGCCGAGCTGATCGCCGCCAGCCTGCCGCGCCTGGACGCGATGCTGGCCGAAGGCATCACCACGCTGGAAATCAAATCCGGCTACGGGCTGAGCCTGGACGATGAAACCAAGCAGCTGCGCGTGGCCCGCGAACTGGGCCACCTGCGCGCCGTGGAGATCGTACCGACCTTCCTGGGCGCGCATGCGATTCCGCCCGGCCGGGATGCGCAGGAGTACATCGACGAAGTGTGCAACGCGATGATTCCGGCGGTGGCCGCGCAGGGTCTGGCCGAAGCGGTGGATGTATTCTGCGAGAACATCGCCTTCAGCGCTGCGCAGGCCGAGCAGGTGTTCGTGGCCGCCCGCCAGCACGGGCTGGCGATCAAGATCCACGCCGAACAGCTCAGCAACCAGCACGGCGCCGCGCTGGCCGCACGCCATGGCGCCTTGTCGGCCGACCATATCGAACACCTGGACGCCGAGGGCATCGCGGCCATGGCCGCCGCAGGCACCGTGGCGGTGCTGCTGCCGGGAGCCTTCTATTTCACCCGCGACACCACCCTGCCCCCGATTCCGGCGCTGCGTGCGGCCGGCGTGCCGCTGGCACTGGCCACCGACTCCAACCCCGGCACCTCGCCGCTGACCAGCCCGCTGCTGGCCATGAACATGGCCGCCACCCTGTTCCGCATGACCGTGGACGAGTGCATCGCCGGCTTCACTCGTGACGCGGCACGCGCGCTGGGCCGTGCCGATCGCGTGGGCCGGCTGGAGGTCGGCCTGGACTGCAACCTGGCCCTGTGGAACATCGAGGCGCCTGCCGACCTGGTGTACCGCATGGGCTTCAACCCCCTGCACGCGCGCGTGATGCGCGGCGTATCCGTCTGA
- a CDS encoding formimidoylglutamate deiminase codes for MPATPAATLVFHATHALLPQGWARDVRMVCVGGRLSEVNAGVPAQPGDTALAIALPGLGNLHSHAFQRGMAGLTEIGGQSGDSFWSWRELMYRFLAHLQPDAVQAIAEQAYVEMLESGFTRVGEFHYLHHAADGTPYANRAEMAERIAAAAQGSGIGLTLLPVFYAHADFGGAAPNPAQRRLIHDVDGFAALLQGCTQALSGLEDAVLGIAPHSLRAVTGEELNALLPLTTGPVHIHIAEQTREVEACVAWSGLRPVRWLHEHAAVDERWCLVHATHVDDDEVQRMLASRAVVGLCPITEANLGDGLFPMQAFARAGGRFGVGSDSNVLIDAAEELRLLEYGQRLQLRGRNVLAPGDGQSSGRWLFEQSLHGAGQALGVATGLQVGAPADVVELDPTHPALIARDGDALLDSWVFAARNGAVRSVWRQGRQLVHQGRHLQRDAVAARFARALQTLLSAG; via the coding sequence ATGCCAGCCACCCCCGCCGCAACCCTTGTTTTCCATGCCACCCACGCGCTGCTGCCGCAGGGCTGGGCCCGCGATGTGCGCATGGTCTGCGTCGGCGGCCGCCTCAGCGAGGTCAATGCCGGCGTGCCTGCGCAGCCCGGCGACACCGCGCTGGCCATCGCGCTGCCGGGGCTCGGCAACCTGCACAGCCACGCGTTCCAGCGCGGCATGGCCGGGCTGACCGAGATCGGCGGCCAGAGTGGTGACAGCTTCTGGAGCTGGCGCGAGCTGATGTACCGGTTCCTGGCGCACCTGCAGCCGGACGCGGTGCAGGCCATCGCCGAGCAGGCCTACGTGGAAATGCTCGAATCCGGCTTCACCCGCGTGGGCGAGTTCCACTACCTGCACCATGCCGCCGATGGCACCCCGTATGCCAACCGCGCCGAGATGGCCGAGCGCATCGCCGCCGCCGCGCAGGGCAGTGGCATCGGCCTGACCCTGCTGCCGGTGTTCTACGCCCACGCCGATTTCGGGGGCGCCGCGCCCAACCCCGCGCAGCGCCGGCTCATCCACGACGTGGACGGTTTCGCCGCGCTGCTGCAGGGCTGCACCCAGGCGCTTTCGGGCCTGGAGGACGCCGTGCTCGGCATCGCCCCGCACAGCCTGCGCGCGGTGACCGGCGAGGAACTCAATGCACTGCTGCCGCTTACCACCGGCCCGGTGCACATCCATATCGCCGAGCAGACCCGCGAGGTCGAGGCCTGCGTGGCCTGGAGCGGCCTGCGCCCGGTGCGCTGGCTGCACGAACACGCCGCCGTGGATGAGCGCTGGTGCCTGGTGCACGCCACCCACGTGGACGACGACGAGGTGCAGCGCATGCTGGCCAGCCGCGCGGTGGTGGGGCTGTGCCCGATCACCGAGGCCAACCTGGGCGACGGGCTGTTCCCGATGCAGGCCTTCGCGCGCGCAGGCGGGCGCTTCGGCGTCGGCTCGGATTCCAACGTGCTGATCGACGCGGCCGAAGAATTGCGCCTGCTCGAATACGGCCAGCGCCTGCAGCTGCGCGGGCGCAACGTGCTGGCGCCGGGCGATGGCCAGTCCAGCGGCCGCTGGCTGTTCGAGCAGTCGCTGCACGGCGCCGGGCAGGCGCTGGGCGTGGCCACCGGGTTGCAGGTAGGCGCCCCGGCTGACGTGGTCGAACTGGACCCGACGCACCCGGCCCTGATTGCCCGCGACGGCGACGCCTTGCTTGACAGCTGGGTGTTCGCCGCACGTAATGGTGCGGTGCGTTCGGTGTGGCGCCAGGGTCGCCAGCTGGTCCATCAGGGCCGTCACCTGCAGCGTGATGCCGTGGCCGCCCGTTTCGCCCGCGCATTGCAGACGTTGTTGTCGGCCGGCTGA
- the hutU gene encoding urocanate hydratase gives MTRNDPSRTIIAPTGTTLTAKSWLTEAPLRMLMNNLHPDVAERPQELVVYGGIGRAARDWESFDAIVETLTRLDDDQTLLVQSGKPVGVFRTHVDAPRVLIANSNLVPRWANWDHFNELDKKGLAMYGQMTAGSWIYIGAQGIVQGTYETFVEMGRQHYNGSLAGKWLFTGGLGGMGGAQPLAAVMAGASCLAVECRKSSIEMRLRTGYLDTWTDNLDEALRLIEESCTAKKPLSVGLLGNVADVLDELLLRGVKPDLLTDQTSAHDPVNGYLPQGWTVEEWDDKRVSAPKVVEKAARASMATHIRAMLAFHALGVPTVDYGNNLRQMALEEGVEDAFDFPGFVPAYIRPLFCRGIGPFRWAALSGDPEDIAKTDAKVKELIPDNPHLHRWLDMAAEKIKFQGLPARICWVGLGDRDRLGLAFNEMVANGELKAPVVIGRDHLDSGSVASPNRETEAMADGSDAVSDWPLLNALLNTASGATWVSLHHGGGVGMGFSQHSGMVIVCDGTEAAAKRIARVLWNDPATGVMRHADAGYEIAVECAKEKGLDLPGILG, from the coding sequence ATGACCCGCAACGACCCGTCCCGCACCATCATCGCGCCCACCGGCACCACGCTCACTGCCAAGAGCTGGCTGACCGAAGCGCCGCTGCGCATGCTGATGAACAACCTGCACCCCGACGTGGCCGAGCGGCCGCAGGAACTGGTGGTGTACGGCGGCATCGGCCGCGCCGCGCGCGACTGGGAGAGCTTCGATGCGATCGTGGAAACGCTCACGCGCCTGGACGACGACCAGACCCTGCTGGTGCAGTCGGGCAAGCCGGTGGGCGTGTTCCGCACCCATGTGGATGCGCCGCGCGTGCTGATCGCCAACTCCAACCTGGTGCCGCGCTGGGCCAACTGGGACCACTTCAACGAACTGGATAAGAAGGGCCTGGCGATGTACGGCCAGATGACGGCCGGTAGCTGGATCTACATCGGCGCGCAGGGCATCGTGCAGGGCACCTACGAAACCTTCGTGGAGATGGGCCGCCAGCACTACAACGGCAGCCTGGCCGGCAAGTGGCTGTTCACCGGCGGGCTGGGCGGCATGGGCGGCGCGCAGCCGCTGGCTGCGGTGATGGCCGGTGCCTCGTGCCTGGCGGTGGAATGCCGCAAGAGCAGCATCGAGATGCGCCTGCGCACCGGCTACCTGGACACCTGGACCGACAACCTGGATGAGGCGCTGCGCCTGATCGAGGAATCGTGCACGGCCAAAAAGCCGCTGTCAGTGGGCCTGCTCGGCAACGTCGCCGACGTGCTGGACGAACTGCTGCTGCGCGGGGTCAAGCCGGACCTGCTGACCGACCAGACCTCCGCACACGACCCGGTCAACGGCTACCTGCCGCAGGGCTGGACGGTGGAAGAGTGGGACGACAAGCGCGTGTCCGCGCCGAAGGTGGTGGAGAAGGCCGCACGTGCCTCGATGGCCACCCACATCCGCGCCATGCTCGCCTTCCACGCGCTCGGCGTGCCGACCGTGGACTACGGCAACAATCTGCGCCAGATGGCACTGGAAGAAGGCGTGGAAGACGCGTTCGATTTCCCCGGTTTCGTGCCCGCCTACATCCGCCCGCTGTTCTGCCGCGGCATCGGCCCGTTCCGCTGGGCCGCGCTGAGCGGCGACCCGGAAGACATCGCCAAAACCGATGCCAAGGTGAAGGAGCTGATCCCGGACAACCCGCACCTGCACCGCTGGCTGGACATGGCCGCCGAGAAGATCAAGTTCCAGGGCCTGCCGGCGCGCATCTGCTGGGTAGGCCTGGGCGACCGTGACCGCCTCGGCCTGGCCTTCAACGAAATGGTCGCCAACGGCGAGCTGAAGGCCCCGGTGGTGATCGGCCGCGATCATCTGGACAGCGGCAGTGTCGCTTCGCCGAACCGCGAAACCGAGGCGATGGCCGATGGGTCCGATGCGGTCTCCGACTGGCCGCTGCTCAACGCCCTGCTCAACACCGCCAGCGGCGCCACCTGGGTATCGCTGCACCACGGCGGCGGCGTCGGCATGGGCTTCTCGCAGCATTCGGGCATGGTGATCGTCTGCGATGGCACCGAAGCGGCCGCCAAGCGGATTGCACGGGTGCTGTGGAACGACCCGGCCACGGGTGTGATGCGGCATGCCGATGCCGGGTATGAGATCGCGGTGGAATGTGCGAAGGAGAAGGGGCTGGATCTGCCGGGGATTCTGGGCTGA
- the hutC gene encoding histidine utilization repressor, protein MTGKKAETLNQRIRADLESRILSGQWEPGFRIPYEHELMEQYGCSRMTVNKVLTALAESGMIERRRRAGSFVARQPPHLEQVALEIPDIAMAVGARGHVYGYQLLERAYRAPRPQAAEEVALSGRDKLLAIRCLHRADGRPFALEHRLISPVGVPEVLDVDFETTAPGSWLLQNVSWTRAQHRISAWGADDAAAALLEVKPGTACLVIDRLTWRGDQPITCVRQMFLGDAWDLVAKFAPGAR, encoded by the coding sequence GTGACGGGCAAGAAAGCAGAAACCCTCAACCAGCGCATCCGCGCCGATCTGGAAAGCCGCATCCTCAGCGGGCAGTGGGAGCCGGGGTTCCGCATTCCCTATGAGCACGAACTGATGGAGCAGTACGGCTGCTCGCGGATGACTGTGAACAAGGTGCTGACCGCGCTGGCCGAAAGCGGCATGATCGAGCGCCGCCGCCGCGCCGGTTCGTTCGTGGCCCGGCAGCCGCCGCACCTGGAACAGGTGGCGCTGGAAATTCCGGATATCGCCATGGCGGTGGGCGCACGCGGCCACGTCTACGGTTACCAGTTGCTGGAGCGGGCCTACCGGGCGCCGCGCCCGCAGGCCGCCGAAGAGGTGGCGCTGTCGGGCCGCGACAAGCTGCTGGCCATCCGCTGCCTGCACCGTGCCGATGGGCGTCCGTTCGCGCTGGAACACCGCCTGATCAGCCCGGTGGGCGTGCCGGAAGTGCTGGACGTGGATTTCGAGACCACCGCGCCGGGCAGCTGGCTGCTGCAGAACGTGTCCTGGACCCGCGCCCAGCACCGCATCAGCGCCTGGGGCGCCGATGACGCGGCCGCCGCGTTGCTGGAGGTCAAGCCCGGCACGGCCTGCCTGGTCATCGACCGCCTCACCTGGCGTGGCGACCAGCCCATCACCTGCGTGCGCCAGATGTTCCTCGGCGACGCCTGGGACCTGGTCGCAAAGTTCGCCCCCGGCGCGAGGTAG
- a CDS encoding phasin family protein — MTAHDDFDDRDTRSPDDKPSLGEQAERFSRRLTGSAQQVWLAGLGALGRAQAEGSRVFDTLVREGETIEARNREQSGDAPRWRDNVEEQLGEAREKAAGTWDRVEKAFDDRVQGVLKRLHIPTAEDVAALNARIDALNARVNRAEARNASPNADPSPGTHQGPGGA, encoded by the coding sequence ATGACCGCACACGACGACTTCGACGACCGCGACACCCGCAGCCCCGACGACAAGCCCTCGCTGGGCGAACAGGCCGAACGCTTTTCGCGCCGGTTGACTGGTTCGGCCCAGCAGGTATGGCTGGCCGGCCTTGGCGCCTTGGGCCGCGCCCAGGCCGAAGGCAGCCGCGTGTTCGACACGCTGGTCCGGGAAGGCGAAACCATCGAGGCCCGCAACCGCGAGCAGAGCGGCGATGCCCCGCGCTGGCGCGACAACGTGGAAGAACAGCTGGGCGAGGCCCGCGAAAAGGCCGCCGGCACCTGGGACAGGGTGGAAAAGGCCTTCGATGACCGGGTGCAGGGCGTCCTCAAGCGCCTGCACATCCCCACCGCCGAGGACGTGGCCGCCTTGAACGCCCGTATCGATGCGCTCAATGCCCGGGTCAACCGCGCCGAGGCCCGTAATGCCTCACCCAATGCCGACCCGTCCCCCGGCACGCACCAGGGTCCGGGCGGCGCCTGA
- a CDS encoding restriction endonuclease: protein MGRRRTHVIDVMATWPWYINVAAGALGFAALRMLAPQWHERVAGTPTALIAGIAAQAAVAWLWLGLCLLAAIVSWAGASRRRRLLDTRTGLESLSSNGWRDFERLVGEAYRRQGYTVEETGLGGADGGIDLVLRRDGKRTLVQCKQWRRQQVGVSVVREMYGLLAHHRADAVLIVSSGAFTRDAQNFIVGKPITLVAGEDLLGMIQKVQARGTAMPAARIEPELRESKPASERLTCKRCSAPTVERRNRRTGDVFMGCSRFPACRG, encoded by the coding sequence ATGGGACGCAGGCGCACGCATGTTATCGACGTCATGGCCACATGGCCTTGGTACATCAATGTCGCCGCAGGCGCGCTTGGCTTCGCCGCATTGCGCATGCTCGCACCGCAGTGGCACGAGCGCGTCGCGGGCACTCCGACCGCGTTGATTGCAGGCATAGCAGCACAGGCGGCGGTTGCATGGCTGTGGCTCGGCCTCTGCCTGCTGGCGGCAATCGTGTCATGGGCCGGTGCGAGTCGGCGGCGCCGGTTGCTGGACACGCGCACCGGGCTGGAGAGCCTTTCCAGCAACGGTTGGCGTGACTTCGAACGGCTTGTCGGCGAGGCCTACCGGCGACAGGGTTATACCGTCGAGGAAACTGGATTGGGCGGTGCCGACGGCGGTATCGATCTGGTGCTGCGCCGCGATGGCAAACGCACGCTGGTGCAATGCAAGCAATGGCGGCGTCAGCAGGTGGGCGTGTCAGTGGTACGCGAGATGTATGGCCTGCTGGCGCATCACCGCGCAGACGCCGTGCTGATTGTCAGCAGCGGGGCCTTCACCCGCGACGCGCAGAATTTCATTGTCGGAAAACCCATCACGCTGGTTGCGGGTGAAGACCTCTTGGGGATGATTCAAAAGGTGCAGGCACGTGGGACGGCGATGCCTGCCGCAAGGATCGAGCCAGAGCTGAGGGAATCGAAACCTGCCTCGGAGCGGTTGACCTGCAAACGCTGCAGCGCCCCGACGGTGGAACGTCGTAATCGCAGAACGGGTGACGTATTCATGGGCTGCAGTCGCTTTCCCGCTTGTCGCGGCTGA
- a CDS encoding restriction endonuclease, protein MFSWILALLLALIVWTLAAAWFWLVKRRRKETRLGLNALAGMHWRDFSEIVRRAMREQRGLQDVPGEVDDSREPRSDFLMHDAQHRWLLSCKHGRAYRIGTAAVNELGAAARLAGARGGILITEGMVERDGRVAAEKQGVEVLDGHLLWPLLQPYLPGDMEAQVKNAARREAIRRISIAALGSLTLGLLAGMGYLTSRLDQQAAPVAVAPPTATPAQPAAAPADAPAAADASVPATPAAPAASRPAAATAAPGILGDVADPDPATLARYQKELAATLARQPGVLSAFWLTRQTLAVNRSDEIDAIWPLVCTEVKRYPALRTVRIQLNPRLGVDEPVRWRQCATL, encoded by the coding sequence ATGTTCTCCTGGATTCTGGCTTTACTGTTGGCCCTCATTGTCTGGACGCTTGCCGCGGCCTGGTTCTGGCTGGTGAAGCGTCGCCGCAAGGAGACCCGGCTTGGGCTCAACGCCCTGGCTGGCATGCATTGGCGTGACTTTTCCGAGATTGTCCGGCGTGCCATGCGCGAGCAGCGCGGGCTGCAGGACGTGCCCGGCGAGGTGGACGACAGCCGCGAGCCGCGCAGCGATTTCCTCATGCACGACGCCCAGCACCGCTGGCTGCTGTCGTGCAAGCATGGCCGCGCCTACCGGATTGGCACCGCGGCGGTGAACGAACTGGGCGCCGCCGCGCGCCTGGCCGGTGCCCGCGGCGGCATCCTGATCACCGAAGGCATGGTCGAGCGCGATGGCCGCGTGGCTGCCGAGAAGCAAGGCGTGGAGGTGCTCGACGGGCACCTGCTGTGGCCGCTGCTGCAGCCCTACCTGCCCGGCGACATGGAAGCCCAGGTCAAGAACGCGGCGCGCCGCGAGGCGATCCGGCGGATCTCGATCGCCGCGCTGGGGTCGCTGACCCTGGGGCTGCTGGCGGGCATGGGCTATTTGACCTCGCGACTGGACCAGCAGGCCGCCCCGGTTGCGGTGGCTCCGCCCACCGCGACACCGGCCCAGCCCGCCGCAGCCCCGGCGGACGCCCCGGCTGCGGCAGATGCCTCGGTCCCCGCCACTCCCGCCGCGCCTGCCGCTTCCAGGCCGGCCGCTGCTACTGCGGCACCTGGCATCCTGGGCGATGTGGCCGACCCGGACCCTGCGACGCTGGCCCGGTATCAGAAAGAGCTGGCCGCCACCCTGGCCCGCCAGCCCGGCGTGCTGAGCGCGTTCTGGCTGACGCGGCAGACCCTGGCGGTGAACCGCAGCGACGAGATCGATGCGATCTGGCCGTTGGTGTGCACCGAGGTGAAGCGTTACCCCGCGCTGCGCACCGTGCGTATCCAGTTGAATCCGCGCCTGGGCGTGGACGAGCCGGTGCGTTGGCGGCAGTGCGCTACGCTTTGA
- the hutH gene encoding histidine ammonia-lyase — MSTTLTLQPGAVTLAHWRAIYDGARVRLDPSSAAAVLRSAQTVADIVAKGAPVYGINTGFGKLASVRIEREDLATLQRNIVLSHAAGVGEPMPAPVVRLMMALKLTSLAQGASGIRPETLALLEAFLQHDIVPVIPCQGSVGASGDLAPLSHLASVMIGVGEAFVGGERLPAADALARLGLAPLVLGAKEGLALLNGTQYSTAYALAGLFAITTVFQAALVTGALSVEAAQGSDTPFDPRIHSIRGQRGQITTAATLRTLMQGSAIRESHRDNDVRVQDPYCLRCQPQVMGAAFDVMRQAATTLAIEANGVSDNPLVFTDTNEALSGGNFHAEPVAFAADMLAMAICEIGSISERRTAMLVDPALSGLPAFLTPKPGLNSGFMIPQVTAAALVSENKQRAYPASVDSIPTSANQEDHVSMAAHGARRLLAMAENAANVVGIELLAAAQGCDFHAPLRSSDALERVRARLRAQVPTLQDDRYFHPDMVAATALVRSGALAEGLADVLPQVEPLA, encoded by the coding sequence ATGAGCACTACCCTGACCCTGCAGCCCGGCGCGGTGACGCTGGCGCACTGGCGCGCGATTTACGACGGCGCGCGCGTGCGCCTGGACCCGTCCTCCGCCGCGGCGGTGCTGCGCAGTGCGCAGACCGTGGCCGATATCGTGGCCAAGGGTGCGCCGGTCTACGGCATCAATACCGGGTTCGGCAAGCTGGCGAGCGTGCGCATCGAGCGCGAAGACCTGGCCACCCTGCAGCGCAATATCGTGCTGTCGCACGCTGCCGGCGTAGGTGAGCCGATGCCGGCGCCGGTGGTGCGACTGATGATGGCGCTGAAGCTGACCAGCCTGGCCCAGGGCGCGTCGGGCATCCGCCCGGAAACGCTGGCGCTGCTGGAGGCCTTCCTGCAGCACGACATCGTGCCGGTGATTCCGTGCCAAGGCTCGGTGGGCGCCTCCGGCGACCTGGCCCCGCTCTCGCACCTGGCCAGCGTGATGATCGGCGTGGGCGAGGCCTTTGTGGGTGGCGAGCGCCTGCCGGCGGCCGACGCGCTGGCCCGGCTCGGCCTGGCGCCGCTGGTGCTGGGTGCGAAGGAAGGCCTGGCCCTGCTCAACGGCACCCAGTACTCCACCGCCTACGCGCTGGCCGGCCTGTTTGCGATCACCACCGTGTTCCAGGCCGCGCTGGTCACCGGGGCGCTGTCGGTGGAAGCGGCCCAGGGCTCGGACACGCCGTTCGACCCGCGCATCCACAGCATCCGCGGCCAGCGCGGGCAGATCACTACCGCCGCCACGCTGCGCACGCTGATGCAGGGTTCGGCCATCCGCGAATCGCACCGCGACAACGACGTGCGCGTGCAGGACCCGTACTGCCTGCGCTGCCAGCCGCAGGTGATGGGCGCGGCGTTCGACGTGATGCGCCAGGCGGCCACCACGCTGGCGATCGAAGCCAACGGCGTGTCCGACAATCCGCTGGTGTTCACCGACACCAACGAAGCGCTGAGTGGCGGCAATTTCCACGCCGAGCCGGTGGCCTTTGCCGCCGACATGCTGGCCATGGCCATCTGCGAAATCGGCTCGATCAGCGAACGCCGTACCGCGATGCTGGTGGATCCGGCGCTGTCCGGCCTGCCCGCCTTCCTCACCCCGAAGCCCGGCTTGAATTCGGGCTTCATGATTCCGCAGGTGACCGCCGCCGCGCTGGTCTCGGAAAACAAGCAGCGCGCCTACCCGGCCAGCGTCGATTCGATTCCGACCTCGGCCAACCAGGAAGACCATGTGTCGATGGCCGCGCACGGTGCGCGCCGGCTGCTGGCGATGGCCGAGAACGCGGCCAACGTGGTCGGTATCGAACTGTTGGCCGCTGCGCAGGGCTGCGACTTCCATGCCCCGTTGCGTTCCAGCGACGCGCTGGAACGCGTGCGTGCGCGGCTGCGCGCGCAGGTGCCCACGCTGCAGGACGATCGCTACTTCCATCCGGACATGGTCGCCGCCACCGCGCTGGTGCGCAGCGGCGCGCTGGCCGAAGGCCTGGCCGACGTGCTGCCGCAGGTGGAGCCGCTGGCATGA